TGCCCCAACTCGACCTAGTCGATATGGCTCCCGCACCGGTCGCGCCGCCACCGGACCTAGATCCCCAGCTTGCCGATGTCCTCGCCGTGCTATCGGCAGACTCGCTGCCGTTTGACCTCGTGGTCCAGCAGGTCGGGACAGCCGCCAGCGATGTTTCGGCCGCCCTCCTGCAGTTAGAGTTGTTCGGGCTAGTGGTGCAAGTACCGGGCATGCGCTATCGTCGCGCCTGATGGCAGCTTACATTGGCAGTTAGGCGTGCTAGAACGGGGGCGTAACTTCGTCTCGGGTCCCGTGCGAGCGGTATCCGACTGCGATCGTCGCGATGGAGACGCTTTCCGTGATTGCACTATCAATTGGCACCGGCATCATCGGTCTTCTGGCTACCGTTAGTTTCGTTGGCGCGCTGCCGGCCGCCGTCGAGCTACCGTCCTTACCCGTATTTGTCGCTCAGGGTGCTGACATCAGTGACGAAGAGCTGCAGCAGTTTGCAAACGCGCTCGAGCAGGTTTTCCAAATCCGCAGTGCATCCCGCGATCGGGCCGTTGCCACCGTCCGCGCAACCGGCATGGAGCCAGAGCGCTACGACGAAATCCTGCGCGCGCAGCGAGAGTCGGATGGCGCGGAGAATGCTGGTGCCACCGAAGCGGAACTGGAGCAGTTCGAAGACGCCAGCAAAGATCTGCTCGCGATCGTCCGCGAGACCCAAGATGAAATGCAGGAAGCAGTGGAGCAAGAAGGTCTAGATATAGAGCGCTATGAGGAGATCGGCCTCGCGGTCCAAAACGACTCCGAACTGCAAGAGCGGATCCGCGACCTGCTTGGTGGCGAGTAGTATGCGCCGTTTCATTGGCGCCGATCTGACTGTCAACTTATCTGTTATGGCAATTGGTAGGTTTCGGTCGCAGTTTAAGAGCGGCGATCGCCGCTCCTTCATGCCGGATCCAGGGGCTTTGCAGTGCATACCTCTCGCTCGTGTGATAGTAGGAAGTCACCTAATGAGAAGGCACCTGACTGATAACAGGTGCCTAAAATTAAGTTAGCCTTTCGGTCTGGAAACGAGCGTGCCAGCAACGTAAATGCGTTAGGCAATCGCAGCCATCTTCACCTCATTCTCAGTCAGGAGTTGCTGTAGTTCGTCGGCGTCGACGGTTTCTTTCTCCACCAATGCTGCCGCGAGCTTGTCGAGAATGTGACGGTTGCTAACTAGCACGTCCTTGCATCGCTGGTAAGCTCGATCGACTAGGGAGCGAACTTCCTCGTCGATAGCCGCTGCCGTCTCGTCAGAGAAGTCGCGGTCCGAGGCTATATCCCGACCGAGGAAAACGTTGCCGTTCGAGCGACCCAACGCGACCGGACCCAAGCGATCGCTCATTCCCAAGCGGGTAACCATCTGCCGAGCCACGCGGGCAACTTGCTGCAGATCGTTAGACGCCCCTGTCGTCACCTCTTCCTCACCGAAGACGATTTCTTCTGCGATGCGACCGCCCAGCGCTACGGCCATCTGGTTCTGCAGGTAAGAGCGTGAGTAAAGTCCGGAATCGAGACGGTCCTCGCTCGGCGTGAACCAAGTGAGTCCGCCTGCCGCACCGCGAGGGATGATGCTGATTTTCTGGACCGGATCGTAGTCAGGCATTAGCGCTCCGCAGAGAGCATGGCCGGCTTCGTGGTAAGCGACCAACTGCTTGCGCTTCTCGCTCATCACGCGGTCTTTCTTTTCCGGACCGGCCAGCACGCGATCGATCGCGTCGTTGACCTCGTCCATCGAAATCTCCGTCAGCTCGCGGCGGGCGGCGAGGATTGCTGCCTCGTTGAGTAGGTTAGCCAAGTCCGCTCCGGTGAAGCCCGGCGTCCGTCGCGCCACTTTGTCGAGGTCGACATCCTTAGCCAGAGTCTTGCCGCGTGCGTGGACGTTGAGGATCTCCAACCGCCCGGCGTAGTCGGGACGATCGACCACGATCTGGCGGTCGAAGCGGCCCGGACGCAGTAAGGCTTGGTCGAGTACGTCGGGGCGGTTGGTCGCGGCGATGATGATGATCCCAGTGTTGCCCTCAAAGCCGTCCATCTCGGTCAGCAGCTGGTTGAGGGTTTGCTCGCGCTCGTCGTTACCGCCACCCAAGCCGGCACCGCGCTGTCGACCCACGGCGTCGATCTCGTCGATAAAGATGATGCAGGGAGCACTGCTCTTGGCTTGCTCGAATAAATCGCGCACGCGCGAAGCCCCTACGCCAACGAACATTTCCACAAACTCGGAACCAGATATGCTGAAGAACGGCACGCCAGCCTCGCCAGCGACTGCCCGCGCCAACAGGGTCTTACCCGTTCCTGGCGGTCCGACCAGCAGCGCCCCCTTGGGAATCTTTGCCCCCACTTCCGTGAAGCGATCGGCATTTTTAAGGAAATCCACCAACTCGCTGAGTTCCAACTTTGCTTGCTCGATGCCCGCCACGTCTGCGAAAGTGACGTTGGTCTGGGGCTCCATCTGAACTTTGGCTCGGGACTTGCCGAAGTTCATGGCTTGCGAACCCGGACCGCCTTGAGCGCGCCGTAGCAAAAAGAACAGACCGGCAAGTACCAGTAGCGGCACGAATAAACCGCTCAACGCGCGCCACAAAAAGCCTTCATCGCTCTTAGGCTGCACGTCTATATCTACTTTATTCTCGAGCAGAATCTGGTCGAGCTGCGGATCGTTAACCAACGTCACCCGCACCTTGCTGCCATCCTCGGCTGTCGCGATCGCTTCAGAGCGATCGGAACTTAGCTGGACTTGCTCGACCCGATCGTTCTTGATGTTGTTGATAAACTCGCTGTATTTCCACGTTTCTTGGCTCTGGGGCTCGCGCTCCAGAAACGCCGTTGCTAAAGCAACCGCAACGATCGCGAGCAAGACGTAGAGCCCGGCATTACGCCATCTTTTATTACCGTTTTTGTTCACGGGCTTGAACCTCCTGGGGGTGCAAGAATCCTACTCGGGCATTTGTTTTCGGGTAACGCTAACCGCGCGCCCCCGATGTAAATGCACTCGCTCTCAACTGCGCTGGCATTATTAAATAATGTTAACGTTCCTGAGAAAATCCGGTCGCGGCACCCCAATAAAAAATGACGGCCGCGTCGCCAGCAAGAGCGTCTCTGTCGAGCGCGTGCGAAATGCCGAAATATCGCCCAGTATAGCCTGTAGAACCAGCAACGGCAGCGGTAGGGGTTGCGTTCGCACCAGCGGGTTCGGGGTTGGGGAACGCCTCACCAATCCATCAAAAGGTGGATATCTATCTGCAAAAAATCTGTCCGCTAGTAGGGTCTTAGCACGCTTGCTGCTCTGGCTGGAGAAGGAATGGCTGTTGCTTGCCCGAGCGAGGGGCATTTCCCCCTTTGGAAAGAGCGGATATCCGGTAGCACCGAGCGACGATCGCTACCAGCTCTGCCAATCCCGCACGCACAGATGCTCGCTCGCCTCCGAACTTAGAGCGGTCGATAAACTTGATAATTAATGTTCGGGAAGATGTTGT
This sequence is a window from Rubidibacter lacunae KORDI 51-2. Protein-coding genes within it:
- a CDS encoding DUF4168 domain-containing protein: MIALSIGTGIIGLLATVSFVGALPAAVELPSLPVFVAQGADISDEELQQFANALEQVFQIRSASRDRAVATVRATGMEPERYDEILRAQRESDGAENAGATEAELEQFEDASKDLLAIVRETQDEMQEAVEQEGLDIERYEEIGLAVQNDSELQERIRDLLGGE
- the ftsH3 gene encoding ATP-dependent zinc metalloprotease FtsH3 encodes the protein MNKNGNKRWRNAGLYVLLAIVAVALATAFLEREPQSQETWKYSEFINNIKNDRVEQVQLSSDRSEAIATAEDGSKVRVTLVNDPQLDQILLENKVDIDVQPKSDEGFLWRALSGLFVPLLVLAGLFFLLRRAQGGPGSQAMNFGKSRAKVQMEPQTNVTFADVAGIEQAKLELSELVDFLKNADRFTEVGAKIPKGALLVGPPGTGKTLLARAVAGEAGVPFFSISGSEFVEMFVGVGASRVRDLFEQAKSSAPCIIFIDEIDAVGRQRGAGLGGGNDEREQTLNQLLTEMDGFEGNTGIIIIAATNRPDVLDQALLRPGRFDRQIVVDRPDYAGRLEILNVHARGKTLAKDVDLDKVARRTPGFTGADLANLLNEAAILAARRELTEISMDEVNDAIDRVLAGPEKKDRVMSEKRKQLVAYHEAGHALCGALMPDYDPVQKISIIPRGAAGGLTWFTPSEDRLDSGLYSRSYLQNQMAVALGGRIAEEIVFGEEEVTTGASNDLQQVARVARQMVTRLGMSDRLGPVALGRSNGNVFLGRDIASDRDFSDETAAAIDEEVRSLVDRAYQRCKDVLVSNRHILDKLAAALVEKETVDADELQQLLTENEVKMAAIA